GAGGACATAACTTGTCTTTAACCTGTGCAAAATCTTGGGGGTAAAATAGCAGATGGGGACTCAGGCTGGAGGTGATACAGAAGTGATGAATATGAGGTGGTGGTCAAGATTTAATGCTGCTGAGTGGATGTAGGTTCTGAGCCAGGAAAGGCAGTGGCACTTTTGTCAGTTGAGACTGGGTTGGAGCAAGGACAAATCTCACACCTCTGGTATGGAGGGTGAGGAGGAAAAGACCAGTATGTGAGGGAGAAGATGATCAGCCTGGCTTTATTTTGGGGGTAGGTGACCAAAGAGGATGACTATTATTTTCTATCCATCCTTGGTTCTTTGCCTGGGGAGGGGCATACGCCATCctccaaagtttttaaaaaattgagccTTGGCTGaaaccagaaaaggaaaaaaaaattaggtggaatcgaaaatggaagcaaaatccatggggtggggagctgggtggCCCCCTTCAAGTAGCTCAGGCCTGGCAGCTTGTGCTGGGCTTGTGGAAGAGTCCCTCTCACAGAGGCTAAGTACCTCAGGAAGCAAGCCCCAGCACAGTAGGGCTTGTGTTTCTGCAGGGGTGGACCTCCAGTGTCAAGTCATCGCCCCTGCTCCAACCCCACACATGAGCAGGGCTCACTGAAGATTTCCGGAACATGGCAGCTCTCACCAGGAGCATGGACCCAGACTGGGCAGGGAAGGTGTGCTCTCCTAAGTGAGGGCAATAGGCCTGAGCAGGGATGCCTCACTCCTCCCAGGGGCTCATGTCAGTGTCGATGGCCACACAGTTGTAGGCGGCATAGCGGAGCTTCTCCTCGCATACTTTGGCGCTGTGGGGGTGAGGCAGGGCTCAGTCGGGCCCCTCCACCACTCCCAAGGGCAAGTGGGCTCCAGTTTGCATTTTACTGCCAGAAGTCCTCCCACACCAAGGATGCCACCCCAGGCTGGAGCCTAGGAAAACCCACCTGACATAGTGTGGTAGGAAGAGGGTGCTGGAGCAGGTGGAAGACTCAGGCAGCGCATCTGTGGTCTCATATCTGGGGGTGTTGAGGGACCACAGATTAGGAGATTTGTAGGGGcacgtgagtgtgtgtgtgtgtgtgtgtgtgtgtgtgtgtgtgtagggtggGCACCTCCGGCTCTCTCTGCTGTACTTGCACTCACCCCAGCTTGTCTGGGTAGATGTAGATCCGTGCTGGCAGGCGGCTGCGGCCTGTCACAAAACGCAGGAAGCGACTCCGATCCTCtgggtggaggagaaggaaatgagggaggTTCTACAGCTTCTACCCTGATTCTGAATCCCATAAGCAGAGTCCCAGTGCAAGCATCACTCTGCCCTCCTCCACTGACCATTGGTGAAATTGTTCAGCGCCTCCCAAAAATACTGCACCCGCGTGTCAGATGGCTCGAAGTCCTCAAATCGAGCTGGAGGGGATAATGTCAGAATTCATTCTTAGGTTTCACCCTGTCCAGTCCTTAAGCTCCATCCCCTGAGCTTTACTGCTCCAGCATCTAGAACTCACTGAGCTTGCGTAGAGCATCCACAGTGACCTCTGGGTCCCCACACACCTTCTTCTCCAACTCTTGCCAGGTCAACAAGTCCAACACAGCCTGCGGCACCACCTTCAGCAGACCTGCCTGCATGGCCGCCAcctggggaggagagaaaggcCTAGCTGGGAGAGAAGGCACAACTCTTAGCTTCCTTTGGAAGCATCTCTTTACCCCTCTGATCAGTAGGAATGTGGGGCAGAGTTATGGTGGGGGCCAAAGTTCTTAGGATTGGTCCTAGTGGCCTATCAGGAAGGGTTTTGGGAATTTGAGGCTGGGGCTAAGAGTAGTTGTGCCTGGCTGCTACCTGCTCCTTGCTCTCCTCTAGCCGTGCCTTCTGCACCAGTTGGATGAAACGACAACGGTCCTCGTATCCCACTATGATGCCTGTGCCCCCAGGGATCAGTTCTACCACCTGTTGGTCACTCAGGACGGTGGTAAATGTTAGCTCCTTCCCAAACTTGAACTCAAATGTCTCCTTGTCCATTCCCTCCATCACTTCCAGGAGCTTCACCTGGGAGTTGGGGAGAAGCAGGGAGATCAGTATTTCATTAGGGAGGCAGTCTCTGTTCTTTCTTTAAGATGCTCACAGGGAAGTAGAGAGGCAGCCTGGCAAGGCAATCCCCAAACAGGCAATTGGGAGTGAGGGGGCCAGTACAAGGCTGTGGAAGCCTGGAGATAATGCCTAACCAGCCTTGAAAGCCGAGCAAGACATCCTGCAGGAAATGGCATTGGTCTAGACCCTACTCACCAGCACTGAGTCCACAGCTGGGAAGTCCTTGCTCCAGCTCACCTCCTCACCAGAGAGCTGCTTCCACACAAAACCAGGCAGAGCCAGGACCTGTGTAACAAACACTCTCTATAGTTTGTCTTCTCACCTTGAGCTGCACAGGTTTGTTGGCTCTTCCTTCCAGGGACCTAGGCTGATCTGATAGTGCTGTGGATCAGGCTACTCACCAGGAACTCCTTACCCCGAAGGGCAGCCCCCATCAGTTGTCCGATCCACTCATACTTGGCAAAATCTCGGCAGGAAGGATTGGGTACATACATGTCCCGGGCCTCACCAGTGCCGTTGCCCTGTCCCAGAGATAGAGCTGTCAGTATGGCAGGCAATGGAGCCTACTTTATTGCCCTAAACACCTCAAAGAGTTCTCCCAAAATCTCATTGGGATCCCTGTATGACCCTTCTGAATGTACAAAAGCTTCTCCTTTCCCTGTCTGCCCAAAGGCGTTCCTGGATAGCTCAGTCCCTCTTCTATTCTCTCTAGCTCATTCTGGCACCTGAGAGGTTTGCAGAGATGGAATAGTAGAAACCTGGGGGAGTGGAGGTTATGGGGGTGGGAGATTACCTGGTTGGCTGTGCGCACAAAGAAGGGCAGAGGCACAGGGGTGTCAGCAGAGCTAGGGCACAGCTCTTCTGACATATCTGCCAGGCTGTCTCGGAAACCACCCCCTGAAATGACAGATGTTCTCAGCGGGCACAAGAGCCCAGTCCTTAGAATGTGTTTATATGCAGGCTTCCTATCTTCATTAGCTGGTGACCACAGAAGCCTCTAAAACTCTAATAAGGCAACAAACCGGACCCCTGTCTTCCTTTTGTAAGGCCTTACCTTGGTCAATGATGCCTTCAGCAATGAATTTACACTCCCACCACTGGTCATAGCGCATGGGCCATCTATAAGTAGGGGTAGGTCTTTATTATACTGGGTTAGGATTCAGCAGCCAGACATGAGACAGCAGAAGAGCTACAGAGTGGTGATGGTGAGGGGTGTCAGGAACAGTGTGCGGCTTCCCTGACCAAGTCCCTTACCCTCATGCCATACCTGTAGTCCAGAGGCTTTTCATACTTGTCAGAGGGTTTGAGGCCTTCATAAACCTGGGggcagggaaaggggagggagttGTCTGTGTCAAGGCCTGGTCCTTTCTTGCCCAAAGACTTTGCTCAGGCCCCTCTAGGCTTGGGCCCATAGGCCTTTTACTGAACTTCCCTCAGTCTAACCCTAGGTGATCCAGACCTGGGTAAAGACTGCATTCTTGCAGGCAGGGTCCCGAGACGGGCAGGCACGATGTTCCATGGCAAGGCGACGGTTAATGTACAGGCGTGGCATGAAGCTGGGCTTGCTGCTCTCTGAGTCACGCAAGCACTGGGCCACCAGGCTGGGTCGCTGGCGTGACAGCAGTAGGAACTGCTTCACTTGCTGAAGAGGAGAGGTGGCCAGAACAGGATCAATGGACAGTTAGCTTCTCTCCAGGCTCTGGAAACTTCCTCTATCCCTGGTCTCAATTTcaccattccattccattccaagCCCAGTCCATTCCCTGTCCTTGCCTCCAGGGGGagctttctaaaacaaaaaatctgaCATTGTCTTTACCTTAATTAAAACTTTTCCAATGACTTCATAAACTGGGACAAAGTCCCTGCTTCATAGCCTGGCCCTCAGAGCCCTCACCTGCTAGGTCCTGCTTCCTGCCCAGCCCCTACCAGCCTTATCCCCACGTCATCCTCACACCTACCTGCATACTTTTCTTGAGTCATATGGAGCTGCTGATAGCTAGTGCACAAATTTCACACAAGTTGCCCTGCCCCTGCTGTCACCTCTTCTCCCCAGCCCATGTGCATTCTGTATGTTCATCTGGGAAATCCCCCCAAACACTAAATTTTGATCTTTTGTGTCTGCCTTTCTTCTTGGTTCCCTACAGTAGGTCTTAGGAACTCTGTTGAAGAATGAAATCTATAAGAGCAGGAAAGGAGAGCCCACTGACCAAACTCACCTTAATCTCACTGAAGGTGCCCAGTGTGTGGTCCCATGCAGGCACCAGGTGGTGCAGGACACTATCTAGGATCTTGATGAATCTGGGATGGTGGATAAAGATAATGACAGCTAAAGAGAGTTTGGCATAGATGTAAGACTCCCCAACTCTCCACACATTGGGACTGAAGGTAGGGTCAGGAGCTGCTCTGACTTTTAGCGCAGAACAGCTTACACTGAGGCCTGatccacacagacacacaaagctgaaggaagggggaagggaatgGCCTGCAGGCCCAGGACCAGTCACCTCTGCAGGAGGACAGCTCTACG
This genomic interval from Urocitellus parryii isolate mUroPar1 chromosome 11, mUroPar1.hap1, whole genome shotgun sequence contains the following:
- the Hectd3 gene encoding E3 ubiquitin-protein ligase HECTD3; its protein translation is MAGPGPGAALESPRQLLGRVRFLAEAARSLRAGRPLPAALAFVPREVLYKLYKDPAGPSRVMLPVWEAEGLGLRVGASGPAPGTASGPLRAARDSIELRRGACVRTTGEELCNGHGLWVKLTKEQLAEHLGDCGLDEGWLLVCRPAEGGARLVPIDTPDHLQRQQQLFGVDYRPVLRWEQVVDLTYSHRLGSRPQPAEAYTEAVQRLLYVPPTWTYECDEDLIHFLYDHLGKEDENLGSVKQYVESIDVSSYTEEFNVSCLTDSNADTYWESDGSQCQHWVRLTMKKGTIVKKLLLTVDTTDDNFMPKRVVVYGGEGDNLKKLSDVSIDETLIGDVCVLEDMTVHLPIIEIRIVECRDDGIDVRLRGVKIKSSRQRELGLNADLFQPASLVRYPRLEGTDPEVLYRRAVLLQRFIKILDSVLHHLVPAWDHTLGTFSEIKQVKQFLLLSRQRPSLVAQCLRDSESSKPSFMPRLYINRRLAMEHRACPSRDPACKNAVFTQVYEGLKPSDKYEKPLDYRWPMRYDQWWECKFIAEGIIDQGGGFRDSLADMSEELCPSSADTPVPLPFFVRTANQGNGTGEARDMYVPNPSCRDFAKYEWIGQLMGAALRGKEFLVLALPGFVWKQLSGEEVSWSKDFPAVDSVLVKLLEVMEGMDKETFEFKFGKELTFTTVLSDQQVVELIPGGTGIIVGYEDRCRFIQLVQKARLEESKEQVAAMQAGLLKVVPQAVLDLLTWQELEKKVCGDPEVTVDALRKLTRFEDFEPSDTRVQYFWEALNNFTNEDRSRFLRFVTGRSRLPARIYIYPDKLGYETTDALPESSTCSSTLFLPHYVSAKVCEEKLRYAAYNCVAIDTDMSPWEE